The window CGAGTTGAGGACGCAGATTCCCCACCGGATGGGGCAGGGAGCGGATCCGGGAGCGGGCGCCGATGTTCATCAGCATGGTGACCGGAGCGGCGAACACGGACAGCAGCCCCCACCAGCCCTGCCACAGGGTGTTGGACGTCATCCTGCGGTAGGTGGCGGTTCCGCAGGTACGGCAGAAGGCGCCTTCCTCGGTCAGGAATCGGAGCGTGATGACCAGACCCTGGTGCCCGCGCACCACGGTGTGGACGGCGGGTATCGCACCGCAGATGTGGCACGACACGACGGATCCGAAAGGAGGAAGCGGGTGTTGGGGCGGCGTTGACATGAGAACTCCCGGGAACGGCGTGGGCCCAGGAACCCTAACGGTTCGTGAGTTCCGCGAACTCCGCGAACGCCTCGTGAAACTGCGGGAACGTCTTCCGTACGCAGCCGGGGTCGTCGTACGTGATACCGGGAACCCTCAGGCCCGTGACGGCGAACGACATCACGATGCGGTGGTCGCCGTGGGTGACGATCTCTGTGGGGTGCGGTGTGCCGGGGTGGATCTGGATCCAGTCCGGACCGGTCTCGACGGTGATGCCCATTTTCCGGAGGTTCTGCGCACAGGCCTCCAGCCGGTCGCACTCCTTCACCCGGGTGTTGCCGACGTCCTCGATGCGTACCGGACCCGAGGCGAAGGGCGCGAGTGCGGCCAGCGTCGGCATGGTGTCGGAGATGTCGCGCATGCTGACCGTGAGTCCGCGGAGCGTGCCACCGGATCGGACGGTGGTGGAATCCGGGGTGCTGCGCACCTCGGCGCCCATGCGGCGCAGTACGTCGACGAACCGCAGGTCGCCCTGGAGCGCGTCCTTGCCGAGACCGGCGACGGTGACCTCGTGGCCGGTGAGGGCTGCCGCGGCGAAGAAGTAGCTCGCGGTGGATGCGTCGGGTTCGATGGCGTAGGGCGTGGCCCGGTAGCCCCCGGGCGGCACGGTGAAGACGTTGTCGTCGTGGCCGCCGCGGGTCACCTCGACGCCGAAGCAGCGCATCATCGCGAGGGTGATCTCGATGTACGGAGCGGAGACCAGGTCGGTGACGGTGATCCGGAGCCCTTCCGCCGTCAGCGGTCCGAGCATCAGCAGTGCGGTGAGGTACTGGGAGGACTCCCCCGCATCCAGGGTGAGTTCGCCGCCCTTGATCCCGGATGCGGTGACCCGCAGCGGGTGGTGGCCCTCGGCTGTCTCGTGGCGCAGATCGACGCCGAGCGTGCGCAGCGCCTCGGTGAGCGGGGCAAGGGGCCGGCGGCGCATCTGCGCGGAGGCGTCGAAGCGGTACGTGCCGGAGGCGGCGGCCGCTGCGAGGGTGGGCAGGAAGCGTGCCGTGGTGGCGCCGTCGCGGCAGTAGATGTCGGCCTCGGTGGCGGCGGGTCCGGCCGGGCGGCCCTCGATGTGCCAGCGGTCCGATTCCTTCACCACGTCGTAGCCGAGGCGTGCAAGACCCTCGGCGAAGCCCTCGGTGTCGTCCGAGCACAGGGGGCGTACGAGGGTGCTGGTGCCCTCCGCGGCGGCGGCCAGGAAGAGGGCGCGTGCGGTGACGGACTTGGAGCCGGGGATGTGGATGACGGTCACGGGTCCCCATCCTGCCGTGCGGCTCGCGGCCGGGCGGGGTGCGTCCAGCGAGTGGACGCGCCCCGCCCGGCCGGCCCGGATTTCCGACGGTCAGCGGATGGTGCGGTGAACGTTTTCCCTGGTGGCCGGGCCGGGGGTGGCATCGGCGATCCAGGGGCCTTCGCCGCTGGGGTCGACGACCCCCTCCTCCAGCCAGGTGTACGCACCGTTCAGGACGGCGTCGACCACACGCCGGTCGAGGTCGTCCGTGTTGGACCAGAGGCGGTTGAAGAGTTCCTCGGTCCGGATGCGGGACTGGTGGCAGAAGGCGTCTGCGAGTTGGTAGGCCTCCCGGCCGTGCTCACCGGTGGTACGCAGATGTTCGGCTCGGACGCAGGCGGAGCTCATCGCGAAGAGTTCCGCTCCGATGTCGACGATCCTGCCGAGAAAGCCCTGTTTGGTCTCCATGCGGCCCTGCCAGCGCGACATCGCGTAGAAGGTGGAGCGGGCCAGCTTGCGGGCGGAGCGTTCGACGTAACGCAGATGGGTGGAGAGGTCCGGGTGGCCGGACGGATGGAACTCGTTGTAGGTGCGCGGGAGTTGTCCCGGGCCCGCGACCAGTTTGGGCAGCCAGCGGGCATAGAAGCCGGCCGCGTTCGCTCCCGCCTTCGCCTTGGCGGAGAGCGGCTTGTCGGGGTCGATCAAGTCACCCGCGACCTTCAGATGGGCGTCGACGGCCTCACGGGCGATCAACAGATGCATGATCTCGGTGGAGCCCTCGAAGATCCGGTTGATCCGCAGGTCCCGCAGGAGTTGCTCGGCAGGGACGGCACGCTCGCCCCGGGCGGCGAGGGAGTCGGCGGTCTCGAAGCCCCGGCCGCCACGGATCTGGACCAGTTCATCGGCCATCAGACAGCCCATCTCGGAGCCGTACAACTTGGCCAGGGCCGCTTCGATCCGGATGTCGTTGCGGTCCTCGTCCGCCATCTGGGAGGCGAGATCGACGACGGCCTCCAGGGCGAAGGTGGTGGCCGCGATGAAGGAGATCTTGGCGCCGACGGCTTCGTGCCGGGCAACCGGCCTGCCCCACTGTTCGCGGACCGCCGACCATTCGCGGGCGATCTTCAGACACCACTTCCCGGCGCCGACACACATGGCGGGCAGGGACAGCCGTCCCGTGTTGAGGGTGGTGAGCGCGATCTTGAGGCCGGCACCTTCGGGGCCGATACGGTTGGCGGCCGGGACCCGGACGCGGTGGAAGCGGGTCACACCGTTCTCGATCCCGCGCAGCCCCATGAAGGCGTTGCGGTTCTCCACGGTGACACCCGGGGCATCCGCCTCCACGACGAACGCAGTGATGCCGCCCTTGTGGCCGACCGACTTCGGGACACGGGCCATGACGACCAGCAGGTCGGCGACGACACCATTGGTCGTCCACAGCTTCACACCGTCGAGGATGTAGTCCGAACCGTCCGGAACGGCCGAAGTGGCGAGCCGGGCAGGGTCGGAGCCGACATCGGGCTCGGTGAGAAGGAACGCCGAGATGTCGGTGCGGGCGAGCCGGGGCAGGAACGTGTCCTTCTGCTGCTGGCTGCCGAAGAGCTTCAGCGGCTGCGGTACGCCGATGGACTGGTGGGCGGAGAGCAGCGCGCCGATCGCCGGGTTGGCGGAGCCGACCAGGGAGAGCGCCCTGTTGTAGTAGACCTGGGTCAGTCCCAGGCCGCCGTACTTCGGGTCGATCTTCATCCCGAGGGCGCCGAGCTCCTTGAGGCCGTTGATGACCTCGTCGGGGATCTTCGCCTCACGCTCGATCAGGGCGCCGTCGATCTTGGTTTCGCAGAAGTCGCGCAACCGGGCGAGGAACGCCTCGCCGCGCCGGACGTCGTCGGCGGCCGGCAGTGGATGCGGATGGATCAGGTCCAGCCGGAAGCGGCCGAGGAAGAGTTCCTTGGCGAAACTGGGCTTGCGCCAGTCCTGCTCGCGTGCGGCTTCGGCCACTTGACGCGCTTCACGCTCGGTGACCTTGGGCGTGTTCTTTGGAGCGGATGGTGCGGTCATGAGGAGCTCACCTCGCCGCGTTGTCGGTGGGCGGACCCGGCCGGTCCGCGCCGAGCGCGCATGCGCGCCTGCCGAGGCATACCAACCGGTGCTACTCGTCCGTATGTACCCGATTCCTGCCGCCCTCACCAGCCCTCCGACGCCGATCGGGTCGCGAGCCACTCCAGTGGCGCGTTCAACTGGCGAACTGCGGCCGGGCCGGTCGGAGGGGGAAGCAGAAACGGCCGGAGCCCCCGCACAGTGGGCCCCTTGCGGCGCGCTGACCTGCGGCTTTGCTCTGACCTGCGCGAACTCTCAGCGCTTCGGCCCGCCCTGGCCCGTCCTGGGCCGCCTCAAGTCGTTTCAGCCCGCCCTCGTGCTCCCACGGGAGCACCACAAGGCGCGATGGCGAAGTACGCCCTGACCTGCAGGTATCGGCGTTGAGGGCCGACGGGCAGCGGATGGGGCGAAACCGATCCCCGCAGGTAGCAATCCTCCGTCAACCTCACTCAGAACCATCGCGCAGAACTCGGCGCCTGTGAGAGGACTTCTGCGAGAACTGACCTGGACAATCTCCTCTGCCACTGGACTGGCAGGACGGCTCTGACAACCGGTCATCTGTGAGAGGACGGGGGATCCGGGTCACCCACACACAGCGGGCGGAGCATTCATGGTGCCTTGCACTACGGGGGCCTGGGGCGCGCCGGTCGGGCGGGGACAGCCTTCGCTGACGCTGTGACCATGGCGGATCTGCGCCGACAGGACGGGCACCGTGGCCCCGGGTGCCGATGCAGCGGCCTGGCACTAAGGTCGGGTGAACGGTTCGGGACGTGTCGCTGGCTGAAGCGCGGTTCGCTTCCGATTTGTGCGCTGGCCCTTCATCCTTTTGAGGACGCGTTCCCCGGTGAAGCTGTAGCAAGGAGGCTTCTGATGAAGGCGTCCACTACACGGCGGCAGTTCATCCCGATGACTCTGGCGGTGGCCACGGTCACCGTTGTAACCATGACTGCGGCGTCCCCTCCTGGCGGCGCCACGGCAGTCAGGCATCCGGCTGCCAAAGCAGCGGACAATGCGCAGGCGAAGCCCACGGTGGTGTTGGTGCACGGGGCCTGGGCGGACGCGTCGAGCTGGAACGGCGAGGTCGACATCCTGCGCCGCGCGGGCTACACAGTGCGTGCCATCGGGAACCCGTTGCAGAACCTGACGACCGACTCGCTCACGGTCAAAGACTTCCTCAAGAGCATCTCGGGGCCGATCGTGCTGGTGGGGCACTCCTATGGCGGGTCGGTGATCACGAACGCCGCGGCAGGAGTGAGCAACGTAAAGGCGCTCGTGTACGTCGACGCGGCCGCTCCGGCGGTCGGGGAGACGACGGGGCAGCTCAGCGGCTCGACGTCCGCGCTGTCGGGGCCACCGTCCAAGCTGTACGACGCCGTGTCGTACGCGGACGCCACCGCCAAGGCGTCCAACCTCTACCTCAAGAAGGACGTATTCGTCACAAAGTTTGCCAGCAGCGTGCCACGCGACCAGGCGATCAACCTGTGGGCCACCCAGCGGGCTGCCAGCACAGTGGCCTTCAGCACCCCCTCCAAGGCGGCGGCATGGAAGACGATCCCCTCCTGGTACTTCATCAGCAGCGGGGACCAGATCATCACGCCGGAGTCGGAGAAGAAGATGGCGCATCGCGCGGGGGCGAAGGTAACTGTCTACCCAGGCGGTTCGCATCTGACCCTGGTATCCGATCCGGCTGCCGTCAGCAAGGTCATTCGGTCGGCGATCGCAGCGGTGAAATGACGTAGCGCGGTGTGGGGCAGCGCGGGTGGCTGTTTCAACGGCGGTACTTTTCGAGAATGCGGAGGCTAACTCCGCTTCGTGAAGCGGGAGCCCCCTCGCCGAGGATGGAGGCGGCTGCCGAGGGTCGGGCCCGTCGGAAAGTATGGTCGGCCACCTGCACCCGCTCGGCCTCGCCGCCGAGCGCGGCCGCAGCGACGGGCGCGCACACCAGCGTCGCCAAGCTCGCGCACGCCGCCGCCACCGGCCGAAAAGGGGGCATCATCAGCACGACGAACCGTCGATCCCGAGAAGGCCTGACCACCAAGATCCACCCATCAAACGGATCTTGCCCAGAGCGCGAACGACGCCACGCTGACCGCTGCTTCGCAGGAGGTGGCGGTCTTGTCGTACCTGGTCACAATCCCGCCGAAATGTTTGAGGGTCGGGACTCGCATGGTGGCTGTCCTCGTCGGCACCCGCCGTGGACGGTGCGGCCCGGCGGCGCACCGCGACCATGGCGACGTCGTCCTGGACCTCCCCGCCCGCATGGACGGTCAGGTCGCTCATGAGGCGCTCGATCAGGTAGCGCGGCTCGTCCTCGGCGAGGAGCGCGAAGCGGTCCAGCGCCGGGTAGAAGACGCCCGCCGGGTCGCGGGTCTCGAGGAGGCCGTCGGTGTGCAGGAGCAGCGTGTCCTCCGGCTCGAATTCGAAGGTGTTGACCTGATAGGCCGCTTGATCGCCGCCCAGGCCGAGCGGTGGTGCCGGTTGCGGCACTTCGAGGAGGTCCACGTCTGTGCCGTGAGAGCGCATCAAGTCGGGGTGGCCGCAGCTGATCACGTGGACGACGTGGAAGTCGTCGGGTATCTCCAGGACCAGAGCGGTGATGAACCGCTCCGAGGCGTTGCTGTCCGTCTGGCCGGCCTGGTCGACACGGCGGCGCACGCCGGCGTCCAGGGAGAGGGCGACATGCTCCAGTTGCACGTCGCGGTGCGCGGCTTCGCGGAACGCACCGATGACGGCTGCGGCGTCGTCGACTGCCGCCAAGCCGTTGCCCTGCACGTCACCGATCAACATTCGGACCGTGCGGTCGACGCGTTCGGCGGCGTACACGTCTCCGCCGATGTGTGCGTGGGCGGCGGCCGAGCGATAGGCAGTGGCGATTTCCAGATCTGCCAGGCGACAGGGCAATGGGGGCAGCAGCGCCCTTTGCGCTGTCTCCGAGACGGAGCGCACCGCATGAAGCGTTCGATGGTCCACGTCCCGCAGGCGCCGGAACACGAGGACCAGGACGCAGACGACCAGCAGGCCCAGGAAGTCGATCGGGAGGATCGGTGAGCTGGGCAGACCGTCGTCGACGTCGACCGCGACCACGCCGAGACAGGCCAGGGCGGTCATACCGACGGTGGTACGCGTGTTGTCTGCCGCGGCGGTGAGAGCCGGCACCGCCATCAGCAGCACTACCAGGTGGACGTCCGCGGGGACGATCACGCCCCCCAGGGTGACGCCGAGCAGGACGGCCGAGGCGACCACGACCGCGATGAGCGGTCGTAGCCGTACCGCCGAGAAGCTGACTGCAAGTCCCGCGGCAGTCGCGCGGCCCGTGCTTGTCATGATGTGTGTCTGCGTCGTCATGAGAACCTCCTGCTTGTCATGATGTGTGTCTGCGTCGTCATGAGAACCTCCTGCCACGTACGACATGGGGCTGGTCCGGCTGGCATGACAGGTGTCCTGTGGGGCCGGAGGGTGGCCTCGGTCGGCGTCATGTCATTCGCGTCGCCTCGCTGCGGCTGATCGGGCACCGTGGGCCGGGTCGACCGACCGGACCAATTTGCTTGCTGATCGACAGTCACCACAGTGGACCGCAGGCGTTCGGTCAGGCCGAGGGTCTGCCGTTCCCGCCATGTGACGGCCGCACCGCGACTGCGCAGCGGGGTCTCCAGGGTGCCGGGGGTTCCGGGAGTCGGCGCGGTGCTGTTGCTCATGAGGATCTCCATGCTCTGGCGCCACGGCGCGGTCGGTCTCCCCCGACGCGGTGTAAGACTGTCCGGTGGGCCCGGCGGCTTCCCGGCTGCGAGCAGCGAGCCCTAGCGGCGCCGTGTCCGGGGGCCTCGGCGTACCGAGGGGGCGGCGCCGGAGCCGCGGTCGTCGGCCCGTCATCTCGGATTCCTGTCGTGGAGTTGCGCGAAGAGTTCTGTGTTGTGTGCGTAGTCGACCGGGACGTCGATGACCGTGATGCCGGGGTCGCAGAGTCTGCCCGGGTCGAGAGACCTGCGCAGTTCGGTCTCGAAGGCGTCCATGGTCTCGGTCCGGATTCCTCTGGCGCCGAACGCGCGGGCGTACTGGGTGATGTCGTAGTCGCCCGACCGGACACCGGAGGCCCTGCCGTATTTGCGATGCTCCTGGAAGGCCACCATGTCGTAGGCGTTGTCGCGCATGATCACATGCGTGGCGTGGAGGCCCAGACGGGTGGCGGTCTCTATTTCCGGTGCGCTGGACAGGAACCCGCCGTCCCCGGAGACCGACACCACCTGTGTCCCCGGCCGCAGCAGCGCGGCGGTCATCGCCCGTGGCAGGGCGACTCCAGGTGTCTGCGGGCCGTTGGGGAGCAGGATGCGGCGCGGCTGGTGTCCGCGGAAGTGACGGGCCATGTAGGTGTGCGGGCCTGTGTCGGACACCACGGTGGCGTCGTCCTCCACATTCTCTGCGATCTTCAGGATCACCGCGGCGGGATTGAGGCCGGCAGCGTTGGCCGGGACCGCCCTGGCCT is drawn from Streptomyces sp. NBC_01717 and contains these coding sequences:
- the aroA gene encoding 3-phosphoshikimate 1-carboxyvinyltransferase yields the protein MTVIHIPGSKSVTARALFLAAAAEGTSTLVRPLCSDDTEGFAEGLARLGYDVVKESDRWHIEGRPAGPAATEADIYCRDGATTARFLPTLAAAAASGTYRFDASAQMRRRPLAPLTEALRTLGVDLRHETAEGHHPLRVTASGIKGGELTLDAGESSQYLTALLMLGPLTAEGLRITVTDLVSAPYIEITLAMMRCFGVEVTRGGHDDNVFTVPPGGYRATPYAIEPDASTASYFFAAAALTGHEVTVAGLGKDALQGDLRFVDVLRRMGAEVRSTPDSTTVRSGGTLRGLTVSMRDISDTMPTLAALAPFASGPVRIEDVGNTRVKECDRLEACAQNLRKMGITVETGPDWIQIHPGTPHPTEIVTHGDHRIVMSFAVTGLRVPGITYDDPGCVRKTFPQFHEAFAEFAELTNR
- a CDS encoding acyl-CoA dehydrogenase family protein — translated: MTAPSAPKNTPKVTEREARQVAEAAREQDWRKPSFAKELFLGRFRLDLIHPHPLPAADDVRRGEAFLARLRDFCETKIDGALIEREAKIPDEVINGLKELGALGMKIDPKYGGLGLTQVYYNRALSLVGSANPAIGALLSAHQSIGVPQPLKLFGSQQQKDTFLPRLARTDISAFLLTEPDVGSDPARLATSAVPDGSDYILDGVKLWTTNGVVADLLVVMARVPKSVGHKGGITAFVVEADAPGVTVENRNAFMGLRGIENGVTRFHRVRVPAANRIGPEGAGLKIALTTLNTGRLSLPAMCVGAGKWCLKIAREWSAVREQWGRPVARHEAVGAKISFIAATTFALEAVVDLASQMADEDRNDIRIEAALAKLYGSEMGCLMADELVQIRGGRGFETADSLAARGERAVPAEQLLRDLRINRIFEGSTEIMHLLIAREAVDAHLKVAGDLIDPDKPLSAKAKAGANAAGFYARWLPKLVAGPGQLPRTYNEFHPSGHPDLSTHLRYVERSARKLARSTFYAMSRWQGRMETKQGFLGRIVDIGAELFAMSSACVRAEHLRTTGEHGREAYQLADAFCHQSRIRTEELFNRLWSNTDDLDRRVVDAVLNGAYTWLEEGVVDPSGEGPWIADATPGPATRENVHRTIR
- a CDS encoding alpha/beta hydrolase; amino-acid sequence: MADLRRQDGHRGPGCRCSGLALRSGERFGTCRWLKRGSLPICALALHPFEDAFPGEAVARRLLMKASTTRRQFIPMTLAVATVTVVTMTAASPPGGATAVRHPAAKAADNAQAKPTVVLVHGAWADASSWNGEVDILRRAGYTVRAIGNPLQNLTTDSLTVKDFLKSISGPIVLVGHSYGGSVITNAAAGVSNVKALVYVDAAAPAVGETTGQLSGSTSALSGPPSKLYDAVSYADATAKASNLYLKKDVFVTKFASSVPRDQAINLWATQRAASTVAFSTPSKAAAWKTIPSWYFISSGDQIITPESEKKMAHRAGAKVTVYPGGSHLTLVSDPAAVSKVIRSAIAAVK
- a CDS encoding PP2C family protein-serine/threonine phosphatase, whose protein sequence is MTTQTHIMTSTGRATAAGLAVSFSAVRLRPLIAVVVASAVLLGVTLGGVIVPADVHLVVLLMAVPALTAAADNTRTTVGMTALACLGVVAVDVDDGLPSSPILPIDFLGLLVVCVLVLVFRRLRDVDHRTLHAVRSVSETAQRALLPPLPCRLADLEIATAYRSAAAHAHIGGDVYAAERVDRTVRMLIGDVQGNGLAAVDDAAAVIGAFREAAHRDVQLEHVALSLDAGVRRRVDQAGQTDSNASERFITALVLEIPDDFHVVHVISCGHPDLMRSHGTDVDLLEVPQPAPPLGLGGDQAAYQVNTFEFEPEDTLLLHTDGLLETRDPAGVFYPALDRFALLAEDEPRYLIERLMSDLTVHAGGEVQDDVAMVAVRRRAAPSTAGADEDSHHASPDPQTFRRDCDQVRQDRHLLRSSGQRGVVRALGKIRLMGGSWWSGLLGIDGSSC